Proteins from a single region of Rhinolophus sinicus isolate RSC01 linkage group LG13, ASM3656204v1, whole genome shotgun sequence:
- the LOC109456294 gene encoding LOW QUALITY PROTEIN: putative testis-specific Y-encoded-like protein 3 (The sequence of the model RefSeq protein was modified relative to this genomic sequence to represent the inferred CDS: inserted 2 bases in 2 codons), protein MADQGVEGLETAARLPPGRAQEGGPRLAPATGAREARGCGHPDPAANPGTVLAAPGVQEAASAAIDRSPENGLVGAKAPETCGAERGRAQAGAGGKTEEVTNEGAIFMEEVEREVQKQQVEEMEVGVEAQEIAGSLNLDAPVVDPLEAIQWELEAVSAQGDRTYLQLERRFGRMCRLHLARRSFIIQNIPVFWVTAFLNHPQLSAMIXPRDEDMLCYLLNVEVRELRYARTGCKFKFRFWSNPYFRNKVIVKEYECRSSSQVVSIATRIRWHXGQEPPALVHRNRDTVRSFFSWFSQHSLPEADSVAQMIKEDLWPNPLQYYLLGDRPHRARRGLAGWPLEASPRPYGFQSG, encoded by the exons ATGGCGGACCAGGGTGTAGAGGGCCTGGAAACCGCCGCGCGCCTGCCGCCCGGCCGGGCACAAGAAGGGGGCCCGCGCCTGGCCCCCGCGACTGGGGCCCGAGAAGCCAGGGGATGCGGACACCCCGACCCGGCAGCCAACCCCGGAACCGTCCTGGCTGCCCCTGGGGTCCAGGAAGCAGCCTCTGCGGCGATTGATCGTAGCCCGGAAAACGGCCTTGTCGGGGCCAAGGCCCCAGAAACCTGTGGCGCAGAGCGGGGTAGGGCTCAGGCTGGAGCCGGTGGGAAGACCGAGGAAGTGACGAATGAGGGCGCCatcttcatggaggaggtggagagggaggTGCAAAAGCAGCAGGTGGAGGAGATGGAGGTGGGAGTGGAGGCGCAGGAGATCGCAGGGTCCCTAAACCTTGATGCCCCAGTTGTGGACCCACTGGAGGCCATCCAGTGGGAGCTGGAGGCCGTGAGTGCCCAGGGGGACAGGACTTACCTGCAGCTGGAGCGCAGGTTTGGGCGCATGTGCCGGTTACACCTAGCCCGTAGGAGCTTCATCATCCAGAATATTCCTGTCTTCTGGGTCACTGCCTTCCTGAACCACCCGCAGTTGTCAGCTATGA AGCCGCGAGATGAAGACATGCTCTGCTACCTGTTGAATGTGGAGGTGAGGGAGCTCAGGTATGCCAGGACAGGCTGCAAGTTCAAGTTCCGCTTTTGGAGCAACCCCTACTTCCGGAACAAGGTGATCGTGAAGGAGTATGAATGCAGATCCTCAAGCCAGGTGGTGTCAATTGCAACTCGCATCCGATGGC CGGGCCAGGAGCCCCCTGCGCTGGTACACAGGAACCGGGACACCGTCCGCAGCTTCTTCAGCTGGTTCTCACAGCACAGCCTCCCAGAGGCAGACAGTGTGGCCCAGATGATTAAAGAGGACCTGTGGCCCAACCCCCTGCAGTATTATCTGCTGGGGGATAGGCCCCACAGAGCCAGGCGAGGTTTAGCAGGGTGGCCTCTAGAGGCCTCCCCTAGGCCCTACGGGTTCCAGTCTGGCTAA
- the PLAGL2 gene encoding zinc finger protein PLAGL2 isoform X2, translated as MATHSAQKPHQCMYCDKMFHRKDHLRNHLQTHDPNKEALHCSECGKNYNTKLGYRRHLAMHAASSGDLSCKVCLQTFESTQALLEHLKAHSRRVAGGAKEKKHPCDHCDRRFYTRKDVRRHLVVHTGRKDFLCQYCAQRFGRKDHLTRHVKKSHSQELLKIKTEPVDMLGLLSCSSTVSVKEELSPVLCMASRDMMGAKAFPSMLPMGMYGAHIPSMPSAGVPHSLVHNTLPMGMSYPLESSPISSPAQLPPKYQLGSTSYLPDKLPKVEVDSFLAELPGSLSLSSAEPQPASPQPAAAAALLDEALLTKSPANLSEALCAANVDFSHLLGFLPLNLPSCNPPGTTGGLVMGYSQAEAQPLLTTLQAQPQDSPGAGGPLNFGPLHSLPPVFTSGLSTTTLPRFHQAFQ; from the coding sequence ATGGCCACCCACTCAGCCCAAAAACCCCACCAGTGCATGTACTGTGATAAGATGTTTCACCGCAAGGACCATCTCCGGAACCACCTGCAGACCCACGACCCCAACAAAGAGGCCCTCCACTGTTCCGAGTGCGGTAAGAATTACAATACGAAGTTGGGCTACCGGCGCCATCTAGCCATGCATGCGGCCAGCAGCGGTGACCTCAGCTGCAAGGTGTGCCTGCAGACCTTTGAGAGTACCCAAGCCCTGCTGGAGCACCTGAAGGCCCACTCCCGCCGGGTAGCGGGCGGTGCCAAGGAGAAGAAGCACCCCTGCGACCACTGTGACCGGCGGTTTTATACTCGCAAGGATGTGCGGCGGCATCTGGTGGTGCACACAGGCCGGAAGGACTTCCTGTGCCAGTACTGTGCCCAGCGGTTTGGCCGCAAGGACCACCTGACTCGGCATGTCAAGAAGAGCCACTCTCAGGAGTTGCTCAAGATCAAGACAGAGCCAGTGGACATGTTAGGCCTACTCAGCTGCAGCTCCACAGTCAGCGTGAAGGAAGAGCTGAGCCCTGTGCTATGTATGGCCTCTCGGGACATGATGGGGGCCAAGGCCTTCCCTAGCATGCTACCCATGGGCATGTACGGCGCCCACATCCCTTCCATGCCTAGTGCAGGCGTGCCACACTCCCTGGTACACAACACGCTGCCCATGGGTATGAGCTACCCTCTGGAATCCTCACCCATCTCTTCTCCAGCTCAACTTCCTCCTAAATACCAGCTTGGATCTACCTCATACTTGCCCGACAAATTGCCCAAAGTGGAGGTGGATAGTTTTCTGGCGGAGCTTCCTGGAAGCCTCTCTCTCTCATCCGCTGAACCCCAGCCCGCCTCACCTCAGCCGGCGGCAGCTGCGGCCCTCCTAGATGAAGCACTGCTCACCAAGAGCCCCGCCAACCTCTCTGAGGCCCTCTGCGCTGCTAATGTGGACTTTTCCCACTTACTGGGCTTTCTTCCACTCAACCTGCCCTCGTGTAACCCACCCGGGACCACAGGAGGCCTGGTCATGGGCTACTCTCAGGCTGAGGCACAGCCCCTGCTCACCACATTGCAAGCTCAGCCGCAAGATTCCCCAGGAGCTGGGGGACCGCTGAACTTTGGGCCTCTGCACTCCTTGCCTCCTGTCTTCACTTCTGGCCTGAGCACCACCACTCTGCCTCGTTTCCACCAGGCATTCCAGTAG
- the PLAGL2 gene encoding zinc finger protein PLAGL2 isoform X1 → MTTFFTSVPPWIQDAKQEEEVGWKLVPRPRGREAESQVKCQCEISGTPFSNGEKLRPHSLPHPEQRPYSCPQLHCGKAFASKYKLYRHMATHSAQKPHQCMYCDKMFHRKDHLRNHLQTHDPNKEALHCSECGKNYNTKLGYRRHLAMHAASSGDLSCKVCLQTFESTQALLEHLKAHSRRVAGGAKEKKHPCDHCDRRFYTRKDVRRHLVVHTGRKDFLCQYCAQRFGRKDHLTRHVKKSHSQELLKIKTEPVDMLGLLSCSSTVSVKEELSPVLCMASRDMMGAKAFPSMLPMGMYGAHIPSMPSAGVPHSLVHNTLPMGMSYPLESSPISSPAQLPPKYQLGSTSYLPDKLPKVEVDSFLAELPGSLSLSSAEPQPASPQPAAAAALLDEALLTKSPANLSEALCAANVDFSHLLGFLPLNLPSCNPPGTTGGLVMGYSQAEAQPLLTTLQAQPQDSPGAGGPLNFGPLHSLPPVFTSGLSTTTLPRFHQAFQ, encoded by the exons ATGACCACATTTTTCACCAGCGTCCCCCCCTGGATTCAAGATGcaaagcaggaggaggaagtgggcTGGAAACTAGTTCCCAGGCCTCGGGGCCGGGAGGCGGAGAGTCAAGTGAAGTGCCAATGTGAAATCTCGGGGACACCCTTCTCAAATGGGGAGAAGCTGAGGCCTCACAGCCTCCCCCATCCAGAGCAGAGACCATATAGCTGCCCTCAGCTGCACTGTGGCAAGGCTTTTGCTTCCAAGTACAAGCTGTATAG GCACATGGCCACCCACTCAGCCCAAAAACCCCACCAGTGCATGTACTGTGATAAGATGTTTCACCGCAAGGACCATCTCCGGAACCACCTGCAGACCCACGACCCCAACAAAGAGGCCCTCCACTGTTCCGAGTGCGGTAAGAATTACAATACGAAGTTGGGCTACCGGCGCCATCTAGCCATGCATGCGGCCAGCAGCGGTGACCTCAGCTGCAAGGTGTGCCTGCAGACCTTTGAGAGTACCCAAGCCCTGCTGGAGCACCTGAAGGCCCACTCCCGCCGGGTAGCGGGCGGTGCCAAGGAGAAGAAGCACCCCTGCGACCACTGTGACCGGCGGTTTTATACTCGCAAGGATGTGCGGCGGCATCTGGTGGTGCACACAGGCCGGAAGGACTTCCTGTGCCAGTACTGTGCCCAGCGGTTTGGCCGCAAGGACCACCTGACTCGGCATGTCAAGAAGAGCCACTCTCAGGAGTTGCTCAAGATCAAGACAGAGCCAGTGGACATGTTAGGCCTACTCAGCTGCAGCTCCACAGTCAGCGTGAAGGAAGAGCTGAGCCCTGTGCTATGTATGGCCTCTCGGGACATGATGGGGGCCAAGGCCTTCCCTAGCATGCTACCCATGGGCATGTACGGCGCCCACATCCCTTCCATGCCTAGTGCAGGCGTGCCACACTCCCTGGTACACAACACGCTGCCCATGGGTATGAGCTACCCTCTGGAATCCTCACCCATCTCTTCTCCAGCTCAACTTCCTCCTAAATACCAGCTTGGATCTACCTCATACTTGCCCGACAAATTGCCCAAAGTGGAGGTGGATAGTTTTCTGGCGGAGCTTCCTGGAAGCCTCTCTCTCTCATCCGCTGAACCCCAGCCCGCCTCACCTCAGCCGGCGGCAGCTGCGGCCCTCCTAGATGAAGCACTGCTCACCAAGAGCCCCGCCAACCTCTCTGAGGCCCTCTGCGCTGCTAATGTGGACTTTTCCCACTTACTGGGCTTTCTTCCACTCAACCTGCCCTCGTGTAACCCACCCGGGACCACAGGAGGCCTGGTCATGGGCTACTCTCAGGCTGAGGCACAGCCCCTGCTCACCACATTGCAAGCTCAGCCGCAAGATTCCCCAGGAGCTGGGGGACCGCTGAACTTTGGGCCTCTGCACTCCTTGCCTCCTGTCTTCACTTCTGGCCTGAGCACCACCACTCTGCCTCGTTTCCACCAGGCATTCCAGTAG